The segment CACCCGCCTCATCCCGCGCATCGACGCATCCGCGGAGGGGCGCACGGGCAAGGGTGCCGCGGCGCGGCGCACGACAGCACTGCGGTCGTTCTGGACTCTCGTGCTCGCCGAGCTCGCGCTGATGGGCGCCGCATCCGGTGCGGCCGTCGCCCTCGCCCGCACCCCCCCGCCGACGGGAGACCAGGTGCCGACCGCGCGCACGCCGGCGGAGTTCCTCACCGGATCGCCCGTGCCGCCCGAGCTCACCTTCGGCCGCTGGTTCACCCAGTGGGATCTCGATCTCATCTGGGCGCTCGCCGCCGTGTTCGGCGCCGTGCTCTACCTGCTCGGCGTGAGGCGGCTGCGCCGCCGGGGCGACGCATGGCCCATCCACCGCACGATCCTGTGGCTGGCGGGCATGCTCCTGCTGCTGTGGGTCACCGGCGGCGCGGTCAACGCGTACCAGGAATACCTCTTCAGCGTGCACATGCTCGGGCACATGATCCTGTCCATGGCGCTGCCGCTGTTGCTCGTCTCCGGCGCCCCGGTCACGCTCGCGCTGCGGGCGATCGACAAACGCGACGATGGTACGCGCGGCGCCAGGGAATGGATCCTCTGGGCGGTGCACACTCCTTTCTCGCGCGTCGTGACGCATCCGTTCGTCGCCGCGGCGATCTTCGTGCTGTCGCTGTGGGCGTTCTACTTCACCGACATCGTGCGCTGGGTGATGAACGACCACCTCGGGCACGAGTGGATGACGATCCACTTCCTCATCGCCGGATACCTGTTCGTGCTGAGCCTCATCGGCGTCGACCCCGTGCCGTACCGTCTGCCGTATCCGGGCCGGCTCATCACGCTGATCGCCGTGATGGCGACGCACGCCTTCTTCGGGGTGGCGATCATGATGCAGACGGGCCTGATCGTCGCCGAATGGTTCGGGTCGATGGGGCGCACGTGGGGGGCGACGCCCATGGAGGATCAGTACGTCGGCGGTGGGATCGCCTGGTCGGTGGGGGAGATCCCCACGCTCATCCTCGCCATCACCGTGGCGATCCAGTGGAGCCGCAGCGACGCGCGCGCCGAGAAGCGCCGAGATCGTCACGCCGACCGTACCGGCGACGCCGAGCTGGCGGAGTACAACGCGCACCTCGCCGAGCTCGCCGAGCGCGACCGACGCCTGGCCGAGCGCGGCCGCTGACCCACCGCATCCCCCGGACGGGCGTCAGGCGCCGTCGCCGAGGTCGGGCGAGCCGACGCTGATGGATGCGCTGCCGTCGGGGAGGATGACGATCGTCCCGTCGAGGCGGAACGGCACATCCTCATCCATCTCGGTGATTGACCCGTCGAAGAGCGACTGCACCTCGACCGTGATGTGAGCCGTCGCCGATGTCGGCGGGATCTTCCAGTTCGCGCCGTCGGGCACGACGGTGACCTGGGGCATCGCCACGATCGACCACGTGGGCAGTTCGGTGATGCGGTTGTTGATCGCCATGCCGAACGGGCACGAGGTGGGCTGCAGCACCTGCTGGGTGGTGCACTGGGTGAGGAACGAGTCGACCTGCTCCTGCACGACGGCGATGAACTCCTTCGTCGCCTCGGCCTGCAGGTCCAGTGGCGTGGTGGCGAGCGGAGTGTCGGCGAGCAGGCTCACGCCCTTCGTCTTCGCGATCGCCGTGTCGACGCTCACCGAGTACAGCCCGGGCGAGAACACCAGCAGCGGCACGGGCTCGAGCGGGGGCGCATCCACCCCTGCCGCCGCCACCTGGCGACGGTCGAGCTCGAAGCCGTTGACCGTGAACTGCTCGGAGCCGCGCAGCGTGAGCTCGATCACGGCGAGCGGGCTTGTCGAGAAGCGCCAGGCGGGGACGACGCCGATCCAGCCGTCCTGCCGCACGCGGAAGGTTGTCGAGCCGTCGTGCCCGCCCGCCACGTACGACGCGGTGACGACGGTGTCGTCGCCGTCGCGATGCTCGTCGGTGATGGCGATGTCGGTGAGGGTCGACAGCGCGGCCTGACGCAGCAGTGCGTCGGAGGCGTTGGTGTCGATATCGGCGTGGCCCTGCGCGGTGCGCTCGAGGGCGACGCCCGACACCTGCAGCGC is part of the Microbacterium pseudoresistens genome and harbors:
- a CDS encoding cytochrome c oxidase assembly protein; translation: MLVALWLGGGAAPTVIADAGPVVRWTLPVVKLLSNLGAAAMLGSLVLALFALRAGDRSFDVAMDTASVGAAVYTVASAIAAFFTFLLAFPVTVDTGPEFGAQFGRFLTELDLGRAWLITVIGGAIVTIATFAFRSWTMALLTALLAAATFVPLATQGHAGELSGHEMAVNSLLLHTLGAAVWVGGLLLLIVLRGTRTDLAAAEEHPVRGKERPVAIGAVLRRYSALALVAYIVIAVSGIARTVISVGTWSGLWTPYGALVAAKAVLLVLLGCFGAWYRTRLIPRIDASAEGRTGKGAAARRTTALRSFWTLVLAELALMGAASGAAVALARTPPPTGDQVPTARTPAEFLTGSPVPPELTFGRWFTQWDLDLIWALAAVFGAVLYLLGVRRLRRRGDAWPIHRTILWLAGMLLLLWVTGGAVNAYQEYLFSVHMLGHMILSMALPLLLVSGAPVTLALRAIDKRDDGTRGAREWILWAVHTPFSRVVTHPFVAAAIFVLSLWAFYFTDIVRWVMNDHLGHEWMTIHFLIAGYLFVLSLIGVDPVPYRLPYPGRLITLIAVMATHAFFGVAIMMQTGLIVAEWFGSMGRTWGATPMEDQYVGGGIAWSVGEIPTLILAITVAIQWSRSDARAEKRRDRHADRTGDAELAEYNAHLAELAERDRRLAERGR